One Mycobacteroides abscessus ATCC 19977 genomic window carries:
- a CDS encoding HEPN domain-containing protein, which produces MSAADQIQPVKGTFWQADTPHRRVPGELMLTDSPILEILGRIFDERSNRVTISEHGGTTISYTGDPEDSVADFEPRDIHGVLEDGTAVSIVGAQGGKKHAGSFYDWKYRQQFRSTRHVLVGEHVEGDRQTYQDCRFQIAGANWWGTTGGQAQAQCGGTLILETDGDQLTFHYTPAEPQTIRELDWQVLSPVASLVSLATHNPTGAIQLRVRRTEKSPWMAVHRRESAPTARSHELLPARLISPQQYAAWIDFQRITDGLDTAAIDRLPGVAIQTEVLALAAIAEGLHQRIYDADSRIPALSRSDMQQARRAARKAALEKVRQIDRTGREPLSPADLTEFGQAMNDSFSFINKPTYRSRMADFVAEAQSIIPGIVGAFNDWPAAVKDIRNILAHQGTEPHSETLDQFHDVLIALSYSIPWVLRTVLLARAGFDPATLREAYELSSQYNLHLANTRNLLIGGPYAQTATDAPASADSSAAHR; this is translated from the coding sequence ATGAGCGCAGCAGACCAGATCCAACCCGTGAAGGGCACTTTCTGGCAGGCAGATACACCCCATCGTCGGGTGCCAGGAGAGTTGATGCTCACCGATAGTCCGATTCTGGAGATCCTGGGCCGCATCTTTGATGAGCGTTCGAACCGGGTGACGATATCCGAACACGGGGGCACAACAATCTCCTATACGGGCGATCCCGAAGATTCGGTGGCCGATTTTGAGCCCCGGGACATCCACGGCGTGCTGGAGGATGGAACTGCGGTGTCAATCGTTGGCGCGCAAGGCGGAAAGAAGCATGCTGGCAGCTTCTATGACTGGAAGTATCGCCAGCAGTTCCGTTCGACTCGTCACGTCCTTGTCGGCGAGCATGTCGAGGGAGATCGACAGACATACCAGGACTGTCGATTCCAGATTGCCGGCGCGAATTGGTGGGGCACCACCGGCGGTCAGGCACAGGCCCAGTGCGGCGGAACTCTGATCCTGGAGACCGACGGTGACCAACTCACGTTTCATTACACGCCAGCGGAGCCCCAAACGATCAGAGAACTGGACTGGCAGGTGCTTTCTCCTGTGGCTAGCCTGGTCTCGCTTGCAACGCATAACCCCACTGGTGCGATTCAGCTTCGAGTTCGCCGCACCGAAAAGTCACCATGGATGGCGGTGCACCGAAGAGAATCAGCGCCAACGGCACGATCCCATGAACTTCTACCCGCCCGGCTCATCAGCCCGCAGCAATACGCCGCCTGGATCGACTTCCAGCGAATCACCGACGGCCTGGACACCGCGGCCATCGACCGGCTGCCCGGTGTCGCCATCCAAACAGAAGTACTCGCCCTGGCAGCGATCGCAGAAGGCCTCCATCAGCGAATCTACGACGCAGACAGTAGGATTCCGGCCCTTTCGCGCAGCGACATGCAACAGGCCCGCCGCGCAGCACGCAAAGCCGCCTTGGAAAAAGTCCGCCAGATAGACCGAACCGGCCGAGAGCCGCTATCGCCAGCAGATCTCACCGAATTCGGCCAAGCCATGAATGACAGCTTCAGTTTCATCAACAAACCCACGTATCGATCCAGAATGGCGGACTTCGTCGCTGAAGCTCAAAGCATCATCCCCGGTATCGTCGGGGCGTTCAACGACTGGCCAGCTGCAGTAAAGGATATACGAAACATATTGGCTCATCAGGGAACTGAGCCACACAGTGAAACCCTAGACCAGTTCCACGATGTGCTCATCGCGCTGAGCTACTCGATACCCTGGGTACTCAGGACTGTCCTGCTAGCGCGGGCCGGATTCGACCCCGCAACTTTACGAGAGGCATACGAACTGTCGTCGCAGTACAACCTCCACCTCGCAAACACACGAAACCTCCTCATCGGCGGGCCCTACGCACAAACCGCAACCGATGCTCCCGCATCTGCCGACAGCAGCGCAGCACACCGCTAA
- a CDS encoding helix-turn-helix domain-containing protein: MPTRPSQNDPERVVAWNRIRQTVGARIRQIRTSQDMTQEQLALRSGVTRNVLIDVEHGRRGLLYERLFDIAAALEVTVGALLHED; the protein is encoded by the coding sequence GTGCCCACGCGACCGAGTCAGAACGATCCCGAGCGTGTGGTGGCATGGAATCGTATTCGGCAGACGGTGGGTGCTCGCATTCGGCAGATCCGTACCTCTCAGGACATGACGCAAGAGCAGCTGGCCCTTCGTTCGGGGGTGACCCGCAATGTGCTGATCGATGTCGAGCATGGTCGGCGCGGGCTGCTCTACGAACGGCTCTTCGACATCGCCGCGGCACTCGAGGTCACCGTTGGCGCACTCCTGCACGAGGACTGA
- a CDS encoding DUF3892 domain-containing protein produces MSIRITAIRLSGGNSHQHIVRLWWTDPSSGDTGDNSRAEIIAWMETQHGKVYVEDAAGNRVDVGIVTPASGPKYLRTYADGVWTNNLLALPKR; encoded by the coding sequence GTGTCTATTCGTATTACTGCCATCCGCTTGTCCGGTGGCAACTCTCATCAGCACATCGTGCGCTTGTGGTGGACCGATCCGTCCAGCGGTGATACCGGCGACAACTCTCGCGCGGAGATCATTGCCTGGATGGAAACCCAGCACGGCAAGGTCTACGTGGAGGACGCCGCGGGTAATCGGGTCGATGTGGGCATCGTGACGCCCGCGTCCGGTCCGAAGTATCTGCGTACCTACGCCGACGGTGTGTGGACTAACAATTTGTTGGCGCTGCCCAAGCGCTAA